Part of the Drosophila santomea strain STO CAGO 1482 chromosome 2L, Prin_Dsan_1.1, whole genome shotgun sequence genome is shown below.
ACTCCATTTTGAACGGGTTGCTGGCGAGATTTGCATAAGGCACTCAATTCTTCGCTGCCTCTCTCTTCCAAACTCCACTTGACTCTCAAGTCTCCTCTTCAGAGCTCCGCCTCCCAATTGGACTActgtttctctgttttttAGGCCCCGCCCCATTCCGGGTGGTATCTCAGTTGGTGAAGAAACCCGTTTCGGGAGGATCTCGTGTGTCTCTTCACTTTGAGGACCGTGCAAACATCTGATTTAATGTATGGCCATATGAAAGGTTAACGCTGTTTTTGGCTTGGATGCTTTGAAAGGAGTTGAATTCCTAAAGATATTTAAATGGCTTAGCAATAATAATGCTCAATCATTTAAGATTACCCAGAAAGACATTTCGCTTTGCGATGAATTTATACAAGCCCGTTGGTAAGAACAtaatcattaaatattttgtcatttatAATTGCAAAACAATGCATGTGCAATTGCAAAATGATTGTATGTAAgtacaaaatttttaaatggttCTACGTATAAGTCTGTTAGTGTTTCCGAATTTATAAGCAAATCTTatacaataatttattaaaaaaaatataatcgACAAATCGAAATCTTTGGTTTCCTGAACTCTAGTTGGAAACTTAATACGTTTAGGATCCTTGTTGATTTAATGTACAAAAGCAATAAGATAAAAAGTTGCACACTTTGTATgctctataaatatttaagtgttgtctataatatataataataataattggaaTAAACATCTGTATATAGGTTTAATACCTTTTACTGAGGATAATAATTAACTGAAGCCCTCTTTGGTTTTCATAAATACCTATTTATTTGTAAGAGGACAGCATTCTAGtatgaatataataataaaatctCACCTGCAGAGTTTCCGAGCATCCGAATACCTTCTCGCAAATCCTGCACTTGTAGCTGATCTCCTCGGCGGATGTGGCATTGTATCCACTGATTCCACCGATTGGTCTGATTTTACTGCCGACGGCTGTGGTGATCAGTCCTCCGGCCATCTTAGGCATCATTCCGACGGCCGTGGCCTGGACCGAATTCAGGCTCAGATTGGTCACGGTGGTCAGTGAGATGTGAGATGTAGTGCCGGCGTCTCCTCCAGTGGCGCTCATGATGAGATCCCTCACAGGACGCACTGAACCGCTGGAACTGCTCACCGAGGAGGCGGCGGGTGAGATGAGAGGTGCGGTCTGCTTGAAGCCACCCGTCTGCAATCTTTGGTAGTAATCCAGGCACTCCGGGCAATCCGGGCGAGCGCATGCGGTGCTTTTGGTGCGGTTGAGaggttgctgttgctgctgctgcggtggtggtggcggtgggaCCGATCCATTGATCACATAGGGTGCAAAGAAGCGTTTCTGCTGATTTTGAAAATGCGGCTGATGCTGATGTGTTGGGTAGGGCGACGTAGGGGGGGTACTCAAGccggcagctgctgcagcagccgcataGGCGGGCAACAAGTGCGGAAAGAATTGGGCATAGAACTTGGTGGCATTGGCCATGGCGACCAAGTCTGGCGGCAGCATGGAGTAGGCGGTGCCATAAGGAGATGATGGTATTGCCAGCCCTCCAACAGGCTGAGGGCTCCTGATACTGTTGCTACTGCTCTTGGAGAGATCCAGGATGTTCGTGCTCGTATCCTGAGCGGATTTACGCTCCTTGCCCAAAATTTTACTGATGCTGAAGTCAGTGACTTGAGGCGGTGGCAACTGGGGACCAGCTCCCACATTCTGGACTCCGTTGGTAGGTGATGTACGCGCCGGTGAGGGCGAGAGGTCGTAACTGCGCTGCAGCATGACGTGCTTGAAACCCATTCTTCTCCACGCCGAAGAATCACTCATAGACCATAGACCGCTGGCGTTACCGTTTTGGATGGCTATTTTTTGAGGCGGAGGCGCTTTGTAGCCGCGGGAACTGTCGCGTTACGCGTTGAAACACGAAATGTCTTGGACTCACAGCCCACAGCAGCCGTCATCGTCTTTTGGCCAGGCCTAAAGCCTGGCTTACGCTCCCGCTCTCGAATTTAATTGGTCGAGAAACAGGTTTCCCCGTACCAGTCTCGCTCCGTATCTCTCTCATAGACCGGGAGTCTCTCCAATTAACCAGGTTTGACTGCTGGAGACAAACTGTCGCGCCTCCAATTACGAGAGGAGCTGCAATCTGCAGACCCAGAACCATTTGGTAGTAGCGTTCTACTAGTCACATCTATCATAAAGCTTATCTCTCCTTTCAGATCGCTCTCCCTGCACTTCTCTCTTTCTGTTTATTCACTGGACCTCTCTGATAAA
Proteins encoded:
- the LOC120455956 gene encoding zinc finger protein with KRAB and SCAN domains 8, coding for MLQRSYDLSPSPARTSPTNGVQNVGAGPQLPPPQVTDFSISKILGKERKSAQDTSTNILDLSKSSSNSIRSPQPVGGLAIPSSPYGTAYSMLPPDLVAMANATKFYAQFFPHLLPAYAAAAAAAGLSTPPTSPYPTHQHQPHFQNQQKRFFAPYVINGSVPPPPPPQQQQQQPLNRTKSTACARPDCPECLDYYQRLQTGGFKQTAPLISPAASSVSSSSGSVRPVRDLIMSATGGDAGTTSHISLTTVTNLSLNSVQATAVGMMPKMAGGLITTAVGSKIRPIGGISGYNATSAEEISYKCRICEKVFGCSETLQAHEKTHKSPRYECADCGKGFSQLRNYKYHLSVHRGTKEFAAECPECGKTFNDKGYLSSHLKIHRNRKEYECPYCPKSFNQRVAFNMHVRIHTGVKPHKCNECGKRFSRKMLLKQHMRTHSGEKPYQCSVCGKSFADRSNMTLHHRLHSGIKPFSCPLCPKAFTKKHHLKTHLNYHTGCKPYVCPHPNCNQAFTQSSNMRTHAKKCQYRPLDGLTVSASALPVPGKQAQGPPPTAMAMAMAQTFQMPPPPGALAPGTGPPQPPTQQTLLSNLRTF